A genome region from Bombus pyrosoma isolate SC7728 linkage group LG14, ASM1482585v1, whole genome shotgun sequence includes the following:
- the LOC122574727 gene encoding hepatocyte growth factor-regulated tyrosine kinase substrate isoform X1: MFRSSLNFDKLLDKATNPYQLEPDWVAVLQICDLIRQGDVQPKAVLAAIKKRTTNINPHVALYALLVLESCVKNCGTLIHDEIGTKQFMEQLKELVKTTTYDNVKLKALELIQAWAHAFRNSPKYRAVQDTLNIMKAEGYKFPTLKESDAMFIADTAPAWADGDVCHRCRVSFSMVQRKHHCRACGQVFCSQCSSKVSTLPKFGIEKEVRVCEACYEKVNKPSTAQIKEGDLPAEYLNSSLAQQQQVPPRKTAAELQEEEELNLAIALSQSEAEHQEKEKKRGSRTTKVNPPSTRVTRASSPPPSPQEETEVDPELAKYLNRKRWELRQSALEEHSSRADVTSPSAPNISSPMPQKVIIVKQQNGEVDTQMEEFVNALRSQVEIFVNRMKSNSSRGRSIANDSSVQTLFLNITAMHSRLLRYIQEQDDSRVYYEGLQDKLTQMKDARAALDALREEHREKLRRQAEEAERQRQMLMAQKLAIMRKKKQEYLQYQRQLALQKIQEQEREMQMRQEQQKQQYIMGGYQAVSGFIGSSQGSPVRHVQYETPGTNYNPMSPTNQGFIYGQPTMKQYPMQSYNMPPHVMGPIANQDQQPTDAVQGHEGMGRISVSGPGMMSQITNPIPQLQQAGGHQMGPPPQGPPPSHITQTQPTPVHLPPQQGGPQITQSGPPTQMGIPQVPQSHMGPSPAQIGPGAHGPPGQVVGLPPQMGPQQPSTMSGPQGPSMQSHVSNTPISSQGTGTIQVPPGTTIGTMLTSNPPMQGPQGASVPTMQGMAQAPVSQGQQLQYQPPNSLPTTSNEPTQAKKDAKPETAELISFD; encoded by the exons ATGTTTCGCAGTTCGCTtaattttgacaaattattaG ataaagCAACGAATCCTTATCAACTTGAACCTGACTGGGTAGCAGTACTTCAAATATGTGATTTAATACGTCAAGGGGATGTGCA ACCTAAAGCAGTACTTGCAGCCATTAAAAAGAGaacaacaaatataaatcCACATGTAGCTTTATATGCTCTATTG GTTTTAGAATCTTGTGTCAAAAATTGTGGTACGCTTATACATGATGAAATTGGTACTAAGCAATTCATGGAACAACTTAAAGAATTAGTAAAGACAACGACTTATGATAATGTTAAACTTAAAGCTTTAGAATTGATTCAAGCCTGGGCACATGCCTTTCGAAATAGTCCTAAATATAGAGCAGTGCAA GATACACTTAATATTATGAAAGCTGAAGGATATAAATTTCCTACTTTAAAAGAAAGTGATGCTATGTTTATTGCTGATACTGCCCCAGCGTGGGCAGATGGAGATGTGTGTCATCGTTGTCGGGTATCATTTAGTATGGTACAAAGAAAACATCACTGCAGAGCATGTGGTCAAGTATTTTGTAGTCAATGTTCGAGTAAAGTATCCACACTGCCTAAATTTGGAATTGAAAAGGAAGTTAGAGTATGCGAAGCATGCTATGAAAAAGTTAATAa ACCATCCACTGCTCAAATTAAGGAGGGAGATTTACCTGCTGAATATCTCAACAGCTCTTTGGCTCAACAACAACAa GTACCTCCCAGGAAAACAGCAGCAGAActacaagaagaagaagaacttAATCTTGCCATAGCCTTAAGTCAGAGTGAAGCAGAACatcaagaaaaagaaaaaaaacggGGAAGTCGTACAACAAAAGTAAACCCACCCAGCACACGCGTTACTAGAGCATCTTCTCCACCACCATCACCT caAGAAGAGACGGAGGTTGATCCTGAGCTTGCAAAGTACTTGAATCGCAAACGTTGGGAACTAAGACAAAGTGCATTAGAAGAACATAGTTCTAGAGCAGATGTTACCAGTCCTTCTGCTCCTAATATAAGCAGCCCAATGCCACAAAAAGTTATAATTGTTAAACAACAGAACGGAGAAGTTGATACTCAAATGGAAGAATTTGTTAATGCATTACGATCTCaagttgaaatttttgttaatagaaTGAAAAGCAATTCGTCAAGAGGCAGATCAATTGCTAATGATAGTTCTGTACAaactttgtttttaaatattactgcTATGCATTCAAG ATTATTGAGATATATTCAAGAACAAGACGATAGTAGAGTATACTATGAAGGTCTTCAAGATAAATTAACACAAATGAAAGATGCTAGAGCTGCCTTGGACGCTTTGCGGGAAGAACATAGAGAAAAATTACGAAGACAAGCGGAAGAAGCTGAGAGGCAAAGACAGATGTTGATGGCTCAAAAATTGGCGATTAtgaggaagaaaaagcaagaatatttacaatacCAACGTCAACTTGctttacaaaaaattcaagaacaagaaagagaaatgcaAATGAGACAAGAACAACAAAAGCAACAGTATATAATGG gtGGCTATCAAGCTGTCTCTGGTTTTATTGGATCATCTCAAGGTTCACCTGTTCGGCACGTCCAGTATGAAACACCAGGAACTAACTACAACCCTATGTCACCAACAAATCAGGGATTTATATATGGACAACCTACTATGAAACAATATCCTATGCAAAGTTACAATATGCCACCTCATGTAATGGGGCCAATAGCTAATCAAGACCAACAGCCAACCGATGCTGTTCAGGGGCATGAAGGAATGGGCCGAATTTCTGTTTCTGGCCCAGGAATG ATGTCTCAAATTACAAATCCCATACCGCAACTTCAGCAGGCAGGGGGACATCAGATGGGACCGCCACCGCAAGGTCCTCCACCAAGTCATATAACGCAAACGCAGCCGACACCGGTACATTTGCCACCGCAACAGGGTGGTCCACAAATCACACAATCGGGACCACCAACTCAGATGGGTATACCTCAGGTACCTCAGAGTCATATGGGTCCTTCACCTGCACAAATAGGACCTGGAGCTCATGGCCCCCCTGGACAAGTTGTTGGTTTGCCACCACAAATGGGACCTCAGCAACCGTCTACGATGTCAGGTCCTCAAGGACCCTCGATGCAGTCTCATGTTTCAAATACACCTATTTCATCCCAAGGAACAGGAACTATCCAAGTACCTCCTGGAACTACGATTGGAACGATGTTAACATCGAATCCGCCGATGCAAGGTCCTCAGGGAGCTAGTGTACCGACAATGCAAGGTATGGCCCAGGCCCCGGTATCTCAGGGACAACAATTACAGTATCAGCCACCAAATTCTTTACCAACTACATCAAATGAACCCACACAAGCGAAAAAAGATGCGAAACCGGAAACAGCAGAACTAATTTCCTTTGATTGA
- the LOC122574727 gene encoding hepatocyte growth factor-regulated tyrosine kinase substrate isoform X2 → MFRSSLNFDKLLDKATNPYQLEPDWVAVLQICDLIRQGDVQPKAVLAAIKKRTTNINPHVALYALLVLESCVKNCGTLIHDEIGTKQFMEQLKELVKTTTYDNVKLKALELIQAWAHAFRNSPKYRAVQDTLNIMKAEGYKFPTLKESDAMFIADTAPAWADGDVCHRCRVSFSMVQRKHHCRACGQVFCSQCSSKVSTLPKFGIEKEVRVCEACYEKVNKPSTAQIKEGDLPAEYLNSSLAQQQQVPPRKTAAELQEEEELNLAIALSQSEAEHQEKEKKRGSRTTKVNPPSTRVTRASSPPPSPQEETEVDPELAKYLNRKRWELRQSALEEHSSRADVTSPSAPNISSPMPQKVIIVKQQNGEVDTQMEEFVNALRSQVEIFVNRMKSNSSRGRSIANDSSVQTLFLNITAMHSRLLRYIQEQDDSRVYYEGLQDKLTQMKDARAALDALREEHREKLRRQAEEAERQRQMLMAQKLAIMRKKKQEYLQYQRQLALQKIQEQEREMQMRQEQQKQQYIMGGYQAVSGFIGSSQGSPVRHVQYETPGTNYNPMSPTNQGFIYGQPTMKQYPMQSYNMPPHVMGPIANQDQQPTDAVQGHEGMGRISVSGPGMQAGGHQMGPPPQGPPPSHITQTQPTPVHLPPQQGGPQITQSGPPTQMGIPQVPQSHMGPSPAQIGPGAHGPPGQVVGLPPQMGPQQPSTMSGPQGPSMQSHVSNTPISSQGTGTIQVPPGTTIGTMLTSNPPMQGPQGASVPTMQGMAQAPVSQGQQLQYQPPNSLPTTSNEPTQAKKDAKPETAELISFD, encoded by the exons ATGTTTCGCAGTTCGCTtaattttgacaaattattaG ataaagCAACGAATCCTTATCAACTTGAACCTGACTGGGTAGCAGTACTTCAAATATGTGATTTAATACGTCAAGGGGATGTGCA ACCTAAAGCAGTACTTGCAGCCATTAAAAAGAGaacaacaaatataaatcCACATGTAGCTTTATATGCTCTATTG GTTTTAGAATCTTGTGTCAAAAATTGTGGTACGCTTATACATGATGAAATTGGTACTAAGCAATTCATGGAACAACTTAAAGAATTAGTAAAGACAACGACTTATGATAATGTTAAACTTAAAGCTTTAGAATTGATTCAAGCCTGGGCACATGCCTTTCGAAATAGTCCTAAATATAGAGCAGTGCAA GATACACTTAATATTATGAAAGCTGAAGGATATAAATTTCCTACTTTAAAAGAAAGTGATGCTATGTTTATTGCTGATACTGCCCCAGCGTGGGCAGATGGAGATGTGTGTCATCGTTGTCGGGTATCATTTAGTATGGTACAAAGAAAACATCACTGCAGAGCATGTGGTCAAGTATTTTGTAGTCAATGTTCGAGTAAAGTATCCACACTGCCTAAATTTGGAATTGAAAAGGAAGTTAGAGTATGCGAAGCATGCTATGAAAAAGTTAATAa ACCATCCACTGCTCAAATTAAGGAGGGAGATTTACCTGCTGAATATCTCAACAGCTCTTTGGCTCAACAACAACAa GTACCTCCCAGGAAAACAGCAGCAGAActacaagaagaagaagaacttAATCTTGCCATAGCCTTAAGTCAGAGTGAAGCAGAACatcaagaaaaagaaaaaaaacggGGAAGTCGTACAACAAAAGTAAACCCACCCAGCACACGCGTTACTAGAGCATCTTCTCCACCACCATCACCT caAGAAGAGACGGAGGTTGATCCTGAGCTTGCAAAGTACTTGAATCGCAAACGTTGGGAACTAAGACAAAGTGCATTAGAAGAACATAGTTCTAGAGCAGATGTTACCAGTCCTTCTGCTCCTAATATAAGCAGCCCAATGCCACAAAAAGTTATAATTGTTAAACAACAGAACGGAGAAGTTGATACTCAAATGGAAGAATTTGTTAATGCATTACGATCTCaagttgaaatttttgttaatagaaTGAAAAGCAATTCGTCAAGAGGCAGATCAATTGCTAATGATAGTTCTGTACAaactttgtttttaaatattactgcTATGCATTCAAG ATTATTGAGATATATTCAAGAACAAGACGATAGTAGAGTATACTATGAAGGTCTTCAAGATAAATTAACACAAATGAAAGATGCTAGAGCTGCCTTGGACGCTTTGCGGGAAGAACATAGAGAAAAATTACGAAGACAAGCGGAAGAAGCTGAGAGGCAAAGACAGATGTTGATGGCTCAAAAATTGGCGATTAtgaggaagaaaaagcaagaatatttacaatacCAACGTCAACTTGctttacaaaaaattcaagaacaagaaagagaaatgcaAATGAGACAAGAACAACAAAAGCAACAGTATATAATGG gtGGCTATCAAGCTGTCTCTGGTTTTATTGGATCATCTCAAGGTTCACCTGTTCGGCACGTCCAGTATGAAACACCAGGAACTAACTACAACCCTATGTCACCAACAAATCAGGGATTTATATATGGACAACCTACTATGAAACAATATCCTATGCAAAGTTACAATATGCCACCTCATGTAATGGGGCCAATAGCTAATCAAGACCAACAGCCAACCGATGCTGTTCAGGGGCATGAAGGAATGGGCCGAATTTCTGTTTCTGGCCCAGGAATG CAGGCAGGGGGACATCAGATGGGACCGCCACCGCAAGGTCCTCCACCAAGTCATATAACGCAAACGCAGCCGACACCGGTACATTTGCCACCGCAACAGGGTGGTCCACAAATCACACAATCGGGACCACCAACTCAGATGGGTATACCTCAGGTACCTCAGAGTCATATGGGTCCTTCACCTGCACAAATAGGACCTGGAGCTCATGGCCCCCCTGGACAAGTTGTTGGTTTGCCACCACAAATGGGACCTCAGCAACCGTCTACGATGTCAGGTCCTCAAGGACCCTCGATGCAGTCTCATGTTTCAAATACACCTATTTCATCCCAAGGAACAGGAACTATCCAAGTACCTCCTGGAACTACGATTGGAACGATGTTAACATCGAATCCGCCGATGCAAGGTCCTCAGGGAGCTAGTGTACCGACAATGCAAGGTATGGCCCAGGCCCCGGTATCTCAGGGACAACAATTACAGTATCAGCCACCAAATTCTTTACCAACTACATCAAATGAACCCACACAAGCGAAAAAAGATGCGAAACCGGAAACAGCAGAACTAATTTCCTTTGATTGA
- the LOC122574726 gene encoding protein CLEC16A homolog isoform X2 yields the protein MFRSRSWFGGGLWKPKNPHSLEHLKYLYHVLSKNQTVSENNRGLLVETLRSIAEILIWGDQNDSSVFDFFLEKNMLSFFLRIMKQKCGSYVCVQLLQTLNILFENIRNETSLYYLLSNNHVNSIIVHKFDFSDEEVMAYYISFLKTLSLKLNAHTIHFFYNEHTNDFPLYTEAIKFFNHSEGMVRIAVRTLTLNVYRVEDASMLAFIRDRTAAPYFSNLVWFIGNHIIELDTCVRNDADHQSQNRLSDLVAEHLDHLHYLNDILCLNISDLNKVLSEHLLHKLLVPLYVYSLMRHKNLLCQNQEERKHVSIVVALFLLSQVFLIVSHGPLVHTLAAVMLLSDLKTIQTGASKVLEMYGDISLDKPIAFSPPRESLEKSLENLSESLTVSDELCEEESNLKEEKDNVENGSEDVSETNHASTSFDTASTGGVSVLISPQQLDINIPAEDLEEIKHLNVTDEEKEQRLALETPLTPQTQKNVTESLSNKPFLETILNSLFCTENDYAALFALCLLYALANNQGIDRKTLDPILCNSRNSTTSLYNEILIDRLIHIITLSCQTNARVRLVTLELTIKLLIQLVMSEGQSMLKDSHLAAIEAAKEQSTSLLKNFYKSEDIFLDMFEDEYSEIQKRPLNVEWLMMDSNVLLPPTGTPMTGIEFTKRLPCGDVERARRAIRVFFLIRDLSLTLNMEVETQLPLTNPINCIQVDNVLDLNNSDLIACTVVWKDGQKIRRFLVIDIVQLILVEPDTSKLGWGVAKLVGFLQDIEVAGDKDDSRCLHLTIYKPLSSSTGNRVPLLSTKFIFDDHIRCMAAKQRLTKGRIKARQKKMNQIARLLDIPTSIPHATTPPNYALRGFRHERLVGRAQRPKEHLPRPMFTVNKVPGFAAQMRRENAARPTPGLSSSTPKRGDTVSNEKSHENGLRSRDNSPKMPRPRSEEIPLEDMRIRKASLTSNGLNISHICQEKKDSQISTCSTNGEPSTVIRKHSEETSFTCPQEVKPRRKGQVETI from the exons atgtttcgaagTCGGAGCTGGTTTGGAGGAGGGCTTTGGAAGCCCAAAAATCCTCATTCTTTAGAGCACCttaa GTACTTGTATCATGTACTATCAAAAAATCAAACTGTGTCAGAAAATAATAGGGGTTTGTTGGTAGAAACTCTTCGTTCTATagctgaaattttaatatggGGTGACCAAAATGATAGCAGTGTATTTGA TTTCTTTCTGGAAAAGAATATGCTTTCATTTTTCCTACgtataatgaaacaaaaatgtgGAAGCTATGTATGTGTTCAGTTATTACAGAccttaaatatattatttgaaaatatacgtaatgAGACATCTTTAT aTTATTTACTTAGTAATAATCATGTAAACAGTATAATAGTGCACAAATTTGACTTTAGCGATGAAGAAGTGATGGCATATTACATCAGCTTTTTAAAGACTTTAAGCTTGAAGTTAAATGCACATACCATTCACTTTTTTTATAATGAG cACACCAATGATTTTCCATTGTATACGGAggcaattaaattttttaatcactcCGAAGGAATGGTTCGTATAGCAGTGCGAACTTTAACTTTAAATGTATATCGAGTAGAAGATGCCTCCATGCTAGCATTTATAAGAGATCGCACTGCTGCACCCTATTTCAGCAATCTTGTATGGTTTATTGGTAATCACATTATAGAGCTTGACACTTGTGTTAGAAATGATGCTGA TCATCAAAGTCAAAACAGATTATCAGATTTAGTAGCAGAACACTTAGATCATTTGCATTATTTAAATGACAttctttgtttaaatatatctgatttaaataaagttttatcaGAACACTTGcttcataaattattagttCCACTATATGTTTACTCACTTATGAGACACAAAAATCTTCTGTGCCAAAATCAG gaagaaagaaaacacgtGAGCATTGTTGTAGccttatttttactttctcaAGTATTTCTAATAGTTTCTCATGGTCCTCTTGTACATACACTAGCAGCAGTAATGCTGCTGTCGGATTTAAAAACAATACAAACAGGTGCAAGTAAAGTACTTGAAATGTATGGTGATATTTCATTGGATAAGCCAATTGCTTTTTCACCACCGAGAGAAAGTTTAGAGAAGTCTTTAGAAAACTTAAGTGAATCCTTGACAGTATCAGATGAACTTTGTgaagaagaaagtaatttgaaagaagaaaaggataaTGTGGAAAATGGAAGTGAAGATGTTTCAGAAACAAATCATGCTAGTACATCATTCGATACTGCTTCAACAGGAGGTGTATCAGTACTTATAAGTCCACAACAATTAGACATAAATATTCCAGCTGAAGATTTGGAAGAAATCAAACATTTAAATGTTACTGATGAAGAAAAGGAGCAAAGATTAGCATTAGAAACTCCTTTAACACCTCAAACTCAAAAAAATGTAACTGAATCATTATCAAATAAGCCATTCTTAGAAACTATTTTAAATTCCTTATTTTGCACAGAAAACGATTATGCCGCTCTATTCGCGTTGTGTTTACTTTATGCTTTAGCTAATAATCAG gGCATAGATCGTAAAACTTTGGATCCAATTTTATGCAATTCACGAAATTCAACTACAagtttatataatgaaattttaatagatagaCTGATTCATATCATAACATTAAGTTGTCAAACAA ATGCTAGAGTGAGACTTGTTACTTTGGAATTGacaattaaattgttaatacaaTTAGTAATGTCAGAAGGTCAAAGTATGTTAAAAGATTCACATTTGGCAGCAATTGAAGCAGCCAAAGAACAGAGCACATCgctattaaagaatttttataag AGCGAAGacatatttttagatatgTTTGAAGATGAATATAGCGAAATCCAGAAACGACCTTTGAATGTTGAATGGTTAATGATGGACAGTAATGTTCTATTACCGCCAACGGGAACTCCAATGACGGGTATCGAATTTACTAAAAGACTACCATGTGgagat GTTGAAAGAGCACGACGCGCCATACGagtattctttttaataagaGATCTATCACTGACCCTTAATATGGAAGTAGAAACACAGTTGCCACTAACAAATCCAATCAACTGTATTCAAGTTGACAATGTCCTTGATTTAA ataataGCGATTTAATCGCATGTACAGTTGTGTGGAAAGATGGTCAGAAAATTCGTCGTTTTCTAGTTATCGACATTGTGCAATTAATTCTTGTTGAACCTGATACTAGTAAACTAGGTTGGGGAGTGGCAAAATTGGTAGGATTTCTGCAAGATATCGAAGTTGCAGGTGACAAAGATGATTCTAGATGTCTACACTTGACAATTTATAAACCTTTAAGCAGTAGTACTGGCAATCGTGTTCCATTGttatcaacaaaattcattttcgatGATCATATAAGATGTATGGCCGCGAAACAAAG GCTaacaaaaggaagaataaaagcacgacagaagaaaatgaatCAAATTGCAAGACTACTCGACATTCCTACAAGTATACCTCACGCCACGACACCACCAAATTATGCACTACGTGGTTTTCGACAtgaac gaTTAGTAGGACGTGCTCAGAGACCAAAAGAACATTTGCCGCGTCCAATGTTTACCGTAAATAAAGTTCCTGGATTCGCAGCACAAATGCGTAGAGAAAATGCTGCTAGACCTACCCCCGGCCTTTCGTCGTCGACTCCGAAACGCGGTGATACTGTGTCAAATGAAAAAAGTCATGAAAATGGATTACGATCTCGGGATAATTCACCGAAGATGCCAAGACCACGAAGCGAAGAAATTCCTTTAGAAGATATGCGAATTCGAAAAGCATCCTTAACTTCTAATGGATTGAATATATCACACATATGtcaagaaaagaaagacagtCAAATTTCTACTTGTTCAACTAATGGCGAGCCATCAACTGTGATCAGAAAACATTCGGAAGAGACATCGTTCACCTGTCCACAAGAAGTGAAACCACGTAGAAAGGGTCAAGTGGAGACAATATGA
- the LOC122574726 gene encoding protein CLEC16A homolog isoform X1: MFRSRSWFGGGLWKPKNPHSLEHLKYLYHVLSKNQTVSENNRGLLVETLRSIAEILIWGDQNDSSVFDFFLEKNMLSFFLRIMKQKCGSYVCVQLLQTLNILFENIRNETSLYYLLSNNHVNSIIVHKFDFSDEEVMAYYISFLKTLSLKLNAHTIHFFYNEVNEHTNDFPLYTEAIKFFNHSEGMVRIAVRTLTLNVYRVEDASMLAFIRDRTAAPYFSNLVWFIGNHIIELDTCVRNDADHQSQNRLSDLVAEHLDHLHYLNDILCLNISDLNKVLSEHLLHKLLVPLYVYSLMRHKNLLCQNQEERKHVSIVVALFLLSQVFLIVSHGPLVHTLAAVMLLSDLKTIQTGASKVLEMYGDISLDKPIAFSPPRESLEKSLENLSESLTVSDELCEEESNLKEEKDNVENGSEDVSETNHASTSFDTASTGGVSVLISPQQLDINIPAEDLEEIKHLNVTDEEKEQRLALETPLTPQTQKNVTESLSNKPFLETILNSLFCTENDYAALFALCLLYALANNQGIDRKTLDPILCNSRNSTTSLYNEILIDRLIHIITLSCQTNARVRLVTLELTIKLLIQLVMSEGQSMLKDSHLAAIEAAKEQSTSLLKNFYKSEDIFLDMFEDEYSEIQKRPLNVEWLMMDSNVLLPPTGTPMTGIEFTKRLPCGDVERARRAIRVFFLIRDLSLTLNMEVETQLPLTNPINCIQVDNVLDLNNSDLIACTVVWKDGQKIRRFLVIDIVQLILVEPDTSKLGWGVAKLVGFLQDIEVAGDKDDSRCLHLTIYKPLSSSTGNRVPLLSTKFIFDDHIRCMAAKQRLTKGRIKARQKKMNQIARLLDIPTSIPHATTPPNYALRGFRHERLVGRAQRPKEHLPRPMFTVNKVPGFAAQMRRENAARPTPGLSSSTPKRGDTVSNEKSHENGLRSRDNSPKMPRPRSEEIPLEDMRIRKASLTSNGLNISHICQEKKDSQISTCSTNGEPSTVIRKHSEETSFTCPQEVKPRRKGQVETI, encoded by the exons atgtttcgaagTCGGAGCTGGTTTGGAGGAGGGCTTTGGAAGCCCAAAAATCCTCATTCTTTAGAGCACCttaa GTACTTGTATCATGTACTATCAAAAAATCAAACTGTGTCAGAAAATAATAGGGGTTTGTTGGTAGAAACTCTTCGTTCTATagctgaaattttaatatggGGTGACCAAAATGATAGCAGTGTATTTGA TTTCTTTCTGGAAAAGAATATGCTTTCATTTTTCCTACgtataatgaaacaaaaatgtgGAAGCTATGTATGTGTTCAGTTATTACAGAccttaaatatattatttgaaaatatacgtaatgAGACATCTTTAT aTTATTTACTTAGTAATAATCATGTAAACAGTATAATAGTGCACAAATTTGACTTTAGCGATGAAGAAGTGATGGCATATTACATCAGCTTTTTAAAGACTTTAAGCTTGAAGTTAAATGCACATACCATTCACTTTTTTTATAATGAGGTAAACGAG cACACCAATGATTTTCCATTGTATACGGAggcaattaaattttttaatcactcCGAAGGAATGGTTCGTATAGCAGTGCGAACTTTAACTTTAAATGTATATCGAGTAGAAGATGCCTCCATGCTAGCATTTATAAGAGATCGCACTGCTGCACCCTATTTCAGCAATCTTGTATGGTTTATTGGTAATCACATTATAGAGCTTGACACTTGTGTTAGAAATGATGCTGA TCATCAAAGTCAAAACAGATTATCAGATTTAGTAGCAGAACACTTAGATCATTTGCATTATTTAAATGACAttctttgtttaaatatatctgatttaaataaagttttatcaGAACACTTGcttcataaattattagttCCACTATATGTTTACTCACTTATGAGACACAAAAATCTTCTGTGCCAAAATCAG gaagaaagaaaacacgtGAGCATTGTTGTAGccttatttttactttctcaAGTATTTCTAATAGTTTCTCATGGTCCTCTTGTACATACACTAGCAGCAGTAATGCTGCTGTCGGATTTAAAAACAATACAAACAGGTGCAAGTAAAGTACTTGAAATGTATGGTGATATTTCATTGGATAAGCCAATTGCTTTTTCACCACCGAGAGAAAGTTTAGAGAAGTCTTTAGAAAACTTAAGTGAATCCTTGACAGTATCAGATGAACTTTGTgaagaagaaagtaatttgaaagaagaaaaggataaTGTGGAAAATGGAAGTGAAGATGTTTCAGAAACAAATCATGCTAGTACATCATTCGATACTGCTTCAACAGGAGGTGTATCAGTACTTATAAGTCCACAACAATTAGACATAAATATTCCAGCTGAAGATTTGGAAGAAATCAAACATTTAAATGTTACTGATGAAGAAAAGGAGCAAAGATTAGCATTAGAAACTCCTTTAACACCTCAAACTCAAAAAAATGTAACTGAATCATTATCAAATAAGCCATTCTTAGAAACTATTTTAAATTCCTTATTTTGCACAGAAAACGATTATGCCGCTCTATTCGCGTTGTGTTTACTTTATGCTTTAGCTAATAATCAG gGCATAGATCGTAAAACTTTGGATCCAATTTTATGCAATTCACGAAATTCAACTACAagtttatataatgaaattttaatagatagaCTGATTCATATCATAACATTAAGTTGTCAAACAA ATGCTAGAGTGAGACTTGTTACTTTGGAATTGacaattaaattgttaatacaaTTAGTAATGTCAGAAGGTCAAAGTATGTTAAAAGATTCACATTTGGCAGCAATTGAAGCAGCCAAAGAACAGAGCACATCgctattaaagaatttttataag AGCGAAGacatatttttagatatgTTTGAAGATGAATATAGCGAAATCCAGAAACGACCTTTGAATGTTGAATGGTTAATGATGGACAGTAATGTTCTATTACCGCCAACGGGAACTCCAATGACGGGTATCGAATTTACTAAAAGACTACCATGTGgagat GTTGAAAGAGCACGACGCGCCATACGagtattctttttaataagaGATCTATCACTGACCCTTAATATGGAAGTAGAAACACAGTTGCCACTAACAAATCCAATCAACTGTATTCAAGTTGACAATGTCCTTGATTTAA ataataGCGATTTAATCGCATGTACAGTTGTGTGGAAAGATGGTCAGAAAATTCGTCGTTTTCTAGTTATCGACATTGTGCAATTAATTCTTGTTGAACCTGATACTAGTAAACTAGGTTGGGGAGTGGCAAAATTGGTAGGATTTCTGCAAGATATCGAAGTTGCAGGTGACAAAGATGATTCTAGATGTCTACACTTGACAATTTATAAACCTTTAAGCAGTAGTACTGGCAATCGTGTTCCATTGttatcaacaaaattcattttcgatGATCATATAAGATGTATGGCCGCGAAACAAAG GCTaacaaaaggaagaataaaagcacgacagaagaaaatgaatCAAATTGCAAGACTACTCGACATTCCTACAAGTATACCTCACGCCACGACACCACCAAATTATGCACTACGTGGTTTTCGACAtgaac gaTTAGTAGGACGTGCTCAGAGACCAAAAGAACATTTGCCGCGTCCAATGTTTACCGTAAATAAAGTTCCTGGATTCGCAGCACAAATGCGTAGAGAAAATGCTGCTAGACCTACCCCCGGCCTTTCGTCGTCGACTCCGAAACGCGGTGATACTGTGTCAAATGAAAAAAGTCATGAAAATGGATTACGATCTCGGGATAATTCACCGAAGATGCCAAGACCACGAAGCGAAGAAATTCCTTTAGAAGATATGCGAATTCGAAAAGCATCCTTAACTTCTAATGGATTGAATATATCACACATATGtcaagaaaagaaagacagtCAAATTTCTACTTGTTCAACTAATGGCGAGCCATCAACTGTGATCAGAAAACATTCGGAAGAGACATCGTTCACCTGTCCACAAGAAGTGAAACCACGTAGAAAGGGTCAAGTGGAGACAATATGA